The following coding sequences lie in one Leptolyngbya sp. CCY15150 genomic window:
- a CDS encoding NAD(P)/FAD-dependent oxidoreductase, with translation MQLTKQALSQRTDHVYDVLVVGGGAAGLSAGIYLQRYLLSTLMIDKGKARSFWMQELHNYLGLPSDTPGREVLKQGKDHYLSLDGDYLHAYVEEVIDEGETFAVRVRVGRQNPTYEVFRSRYLIAASGIIDHLPQLSNMKNVFDYAGYNLHVCLICDGYEMRDQRAGVFGSNESSLDVAFSLGWFTPHITVFTNGAFEVGPELRDRLTQKGYTLNEQPIHQFLGENHQMSGVELADGSVVELDAGLISMGSKYHADYLNGIDLDYQGGNVVTDTMNRTSHPRIFAVGDLKVGMNQVIVAASDGALAATQIWRDIRRSEGTRRVPMVSNAA, from the coding sequence ATGCAGTTAACAAAACAAGCTCTCAGTCAACGCACCGATCACGTTTACGATGTCTTGGTCGTTGGGGGCGGTGCAGCCGGACTTTCGGCTGGCATTTATCTCCAGCGCTATCTTTTATCCACGCTGATGATCGATAAAGGCAAAGCCCGTTCGTTTTGGATGCAAGAGTTGCACAATTATCTCGGGTTGCCCTCCGATACGCCGGGTCGAGAGGTTCTGAAGCAAGGCAAAGATCACTACCTGTCCCTCGATGGCGACTATCTCCATGCTTATGTGGAAGAGGTGATTGACGAAGGCGAAACCTTTGCGGTGCGGGTGCGCGTAGGTCGTCAAAACCCGACCTACGAAGTGTTTCGCAGTCGTTATCTGATTGCGGCTAGCGGCATCATCGATCACCTGCCGCAGCTCTCAAACATGAAAAATGTGTTTGACTATGCGGGCTACAACTTACATGTATGTCTGATCTGCGACGGCTACGAGATGCGCGATCAGCGGGCGGGAGTTTTTGGCAGCAATGAATCGAGTCTAGACGTGGCGTTTTCGTTGGGCTGGTTTACCCCGCATATCACGGTATTCACCAACGGCGCGTTTGAAGTTGGCCCAGAGTTGCGCGATCGCCTGACTCAAAAGGGCTACACCTTGAATGAGCAGCCGATTCACCAGTTCCTTGGCGAAAACCATCAGATGTCTGGGGTAGAGTTGGCAGACGGTTCTGTCGTGGAACTGGATGCCGGACTGATCTCAATGGGGTCGAAATATCATGCCGATTATCTCAACGGCATTGACCTCGACTACCAAGGCGGCAACGTGGTGACCGACACGATGAATCGCACGTCTCACCCTCGAATTTTTGCCGTGGGTGATCTGAAAGTGGGCATGAATCAAGTCATCGTTGCGGCTTCAGATGGGGCGTTGGCCGCCACCCAAATTTGGCGTGATATTCGCCGCAGTGAAGGGACTCGACGGGTTCCTATGGTCAGCAATGCTGCGTAA
- a CDS encoding TetR/AcrR family transcriptional regulator — protein sequence MSKEAFIPCLFGVFRQYGYDGATLSKISEATGLGKASLYHHFPGGKDAMVKSVLNYADDWVEENVLQPLASEGSEFERLQTMCDRINDLYGEGTQPCLLAILQVGTGREAFHPHIKAALDKWIGAIATVLVESGMDETLARQRGEHAIILIQGSLMAAQGLDDPSLFQRVIKALPQQLTSECP from the coding sequence ATGTCCAAGGAAGCTTTCATTCCCTGTTTGTTTGGGGTATTTCGGCAATATGGTTATGACGGTGCAACCCTGTCCAAAATCTCTGAGGCGACCGGGCTAGGCAAAGCCAGCCTGTATCACCATTTCCCTGGCGGCAAAGATGCCATGGTGAAATCGGTGTTGAATTATGCGGATGACTGGGTTGAAGAAAATGTGTTGCAGCCCCTTGCCAGTGAAGGCAGTGAGTTCGAGCGGTTGCAGACAATGTGCGATCGCATCAATGATCTTTATGGCGAAGGAACCCAACCTTGCTTACTGGCTATTTTGCAGGTTGGCACCGGGCGAGAAGCGTTTCACCCTCACATCAAAGCAGCGTTAGACAAATGGATTGGGGCGATCGCCACTGTCTTAGTCGAATCGGGTATGGATGAAACCCTCGCTCGGCAACGCGGCGAACATGCCATCATCCTGATTCAGGGATCGCTGATGGCCGCTCAAGGACTCGACGATCCTTCTCTGTTTCAGCGGGTTATTAAGGCGTTGCCCCAGCAGTTAACGAGTGAGTGTCCTTAA
- a CDS encoding MFS transporter: MTLIFLAIELLDELVCGVMVGAWPLISQDLRLSYVQVGLVLTLPNLIANLIEPIVGIWGDVGQRRPLILAGGIGFVIALLLITVSQDFPLFLAGFIILAPASGSFVNLCQATLMDLDPTRHEQNMARWVLAGSLGNVIGPVMLAGAIAIHQSWRGAFFVIAVLTGLLLVKLWNYPMTVATVSHDEPSTPCFNDGFRNAIQALKRSSVVRWLILLQCSDLMLDVLAGFVALYFVNVVGASTADVSVAIAAWLGFGLLGDFLLVPLLERVRGLSYLRVSVSLVLCLYPAFLLVPDPTVKFALLGCLGFLNAGWFSILQGKLYTAMPAQSGTVMTLNNLFGLVGSLAPLGLGFVAQQIGLESAMWILMVSPIALLIGLFW, encoded by the coding sequence ATGACCCTCATTTTTCTGGCCATTGAGCTACTCGATGAATTGGTTTGCGGGGTGATGGTGGGGGCTTGGCCCCTGATTAGTCAAGATTTACGCCTTTCTTACGTGCAGGTGGGGCTGGTGCTGACCCTTCCCAATCTCATCGCTAACCTGATCGAACCTATTGTCGGGATTTGGGGTGATGTGGGACAGCGACGACCCTTGATTTTGGCTGGAGGCATCGGGTTTGTGATCGCCCTCCTTCTCATCACCGTGAGTCAAGATTTTCCCTTATTTCTGGCGGGATTCATCATCCTAGCTCCGGCTTCGGGGAGCTTTGTCAATTTGTGCCAAGCGACGTTGATGGATCTTGACCCAACTCGCCACGAGCAAAACATGGCTCGCTGGGTCTTGGCTGGCTCGCTGGGTAATGTCATTGGCCCCGTGATGTTGGCTGGGGCGATCGCCATTCATCAAAGTTGGCGCGGCGCATTTTTCGTGATCGCGGTGCTGACCGGATTATTGTTAGTGAAGCTGTGGAACTACCCGATGACGGTTGCCACGGTTTCTCATGATGAGCCATCAACCCCTTGTTTCAACGATGGGTTTCGCAATGCAATTCAGGCATTAAAGCGATCGTCTGTCGTTCGTTGGCTGATCTTGCTGCAATGTTCCGATCTGATGCTAGACGTGTTGGCGGGGTTTGTGGCGCTTTATTTTGTCAATGTTGTGGGGGCTAGCACGGCTGATGTGAGTGTGGCGATCGCCGCTTGGTTAGGCTTTGGGTTACTCGGAGATTTTCTCTTGGTTCCTTTGCTAGAGAGAGTTCGAGGATTATCGTATCTGCGAGTGAGCGTCAGCCTGGTCTTATGTCTGTATCCTGCTTTTTTGCTGGTTCCTGATCCGACGGTGAAGTTTGCCCTGCTTGGCTGTTTGGGTTTCCTCAATGCCGGATGGTTCTCCATTTTGCAGGGGAAACTGTACACGGCAATGCCTGCTCAAAGCGGCACCGTCATGACTCTCAACAACCTATTTGGGTTAGTCGGAAGTTTAGCGCCGTTAGGGTTGGGTTTTGTGGCTCAGCAAATCGGTCTAGAAAGTGCGATGTGGATTTTGATGGTTTCCCCAATTGCGCTATTGATTGGCCTATTTTGGTAG